The Vespa velutina chromosome 4, iVesVel2.1, whole genome shotgun sequence genome has a window encoding:
- the LOC124948668 gene encoding dynein axonemal heavy chain 10 isoform X5, giving the protein MGKFYWVHDLDNMWINQCTGSFEYGYEYMGLNGRLVVTPLTDRIYLTLTQALSMQLGGAPAGPAGTGKTETTKDLAKAIGLLCLVTNCGEGMDYVAIGKTLGGLVQCGAWGCFDEFNRIDISVLSVISTQLQTIRSALQMRSKYFMFEGYDIPLDTKVGIFITMNPGYAGRTELPESVKALFRPVVCVVPDNELICQIKLFSAGFLTAKVLAKKMTVLHKLAEEQLSKQTHYDFGLRAMKSVLNMAGQLKRTSGDLAENLVLMRALRDMNLPKFIYDDVPLFLGLIKDLFPDLDCPRIEYPNFNKAVIMMLEENNYIVLNEQVEKIIQLYEVMMGRHSTMVVGPTGGGKTVIIEILCMAQTYLNIRTKLYILNPKACTVIELYGILDPITREWTDGLLSNIFREVNKALDSEQEEKKYILFDGDVDALWIENMNSVMDDNKLLTLPNQERIKLQNHCNLLFEVGDLQYASPATVSRAGMVYVDPKNLGYQPYIDKWIKTKNEKDQEFLARMCEKYVHGALNLIIEGMLGLQRVKPLHMIISQTSLNMVIQLAYVFDGLLQAEEEIVESKSYLMDQDEQPVHYEYTTSREDQLEAMYIQSCYCSLGASLIEDSRKSFDDYMKKTSGFMLVEDTSEKPATIRFIPILFNTLYEYFLDMQKKIWIPWKWLVPSYIHDRLKNFSEILVPTEDTLRAIWFITLMNNLQRPTLLVGETGTSKTAIIHDFLRRIDSEKYNKLSINFSSRTTSMDVQKNIESAVEKRSREIYGPPPGKKLIIFMDDMNMPIVDTYGTQQPIAFLKLLFERGGLYGRGKDLNWKYIKDICYLAAMGKPGGGRNEVDPRFISMFSVYNVTFPMKQTLQYIYKSILNGHLEIFSEEVQSTIDNIVHITLELYQIVLTELLPTPSKFHYIFNMRDISRIMAGVVQSHPDYFPTADRFVRLWRNEFTRVICDRLITEDDQNLIKEEVTSKIKDTWEEEPTLIEYTLRDPLLFGDFRNACYEEEPRYYEDLLDYEAVYNLLMEIYEEYNERNITKLQMVLFNDALEHLTRIHRILRMHRGHALVVGTSGSGKQSVIRLASFAANCPVFEINLSRGYNENMFRDDLKRLYNIIGVENKKIVFLFTASHIVDESFLELINNMLMTGLVATLFTDEEKDIIITSCRDTALTAGFDVTKLDINELSTLTFSFGTYYKEHASMMLFVSFRESVWAYFEKTCIGNLCIALSMNPAGDLLRIRCRNYPGLVNSTTIDWMFPWPDQALIAVANVTLRDNPNLPQEYREDIVLHMVHVHKSVGQYTADFLTTLRRRNYVTPKDYLDFINTFLRLLIEKRDYINAQCDRLSGGLQKIDEASITLAELNDILAVQRVKVADQTKNCEQLLSSIGESTDIAMEKKEQSVDKQREIEEKKKIIAKEESEAKTALTAAQPALDAARLALGELDKSDITEIRSFATPPKPVQIVSECVAILRGVKDISWKGAKGMMSDPSFLRLLQEMNCEQITHKQQQAVRAHLRKSTKMDQMESISRAGYGLYKFVLAVLDYCAVYREVKPKIERVQMLEIESEKAQRALEKEERELKRIETIIKELNIKYESAMAERQKLQEETNLLQRRLIAADKLIGGLSSENIRWQKELKGLHEEEEKIIGNSLLSSGFLAYCGPFSYEFRNNMIYNDWLRSIIERKIPLSQPFNIQTQLSDDVEISKWTSEGLPPDELSVQNGILTLKASRFPLCIDPQQQALEWIKRKERNKNLKIISFADADFLKQVELAIKYGLPILFQDVDEIDPVLYNVLSKNIQSIAGRTFVILGSKEVDYDPRFRIYLTTKMSNPDFNPAVYSKAIVINYTVTTAGLEDQLLSVVVRTERPDIEEQRERLIAEISENKNLLKQLEDSLLREIAMNQGNMLDNIDLIETLENTKSSASEVTTKLFLGEVTAVDLNKLRDGYRPVAKRGAILFFVLAKMPTVNRMYQYSLNSYVEVFVFSLKKSLPDPTLVRRLNNIIPILTKNVYDYGCTGIFEKHKILYSFKICIDIEGSVGNITPQQLDFFIKGCVTTKISSRVNPTTWLATSGWEDLLKLSNDFPETFASLPDDITKNSDHWKDWYDMDDPELQEFPSNYSTVLRPFEKLMLIRCFRVDRVYRAVINYIIEVMGEEYVTPPHISLDLIFEQSTAMMPIIFILSPGSDPTSQLMKLAERYGFGVGKFKYLSLGQNQEKNAIELLETAIFRGQWLMLQNCHLLLNFIKELENRLDNLEKPHPDFRLWLTTDPTPNFPIGILQQSLKVVTEPPNGLKLNLQNTYLKMPPQILENCDHPAYKHLIYVLAFYHAVIQERRKYDKIGWNINYDFNESDFNVCTSILETYLTKALRSNDPRIPWKSLKYLIGEVMYGGRVTDSYDRRVSETYMNEFFGDFLFDTFQPFHFYYDDYVDYVIPPEGDYDEYLNFIEELPLVNTPAVFGLHSNAEIGYFTQATRELWANLIELQPQTAVSITGISKEEFIDNIAKEILERIPLEFDLSKIRRTFGVDITPSTIVLFQELERVNKLISTISKTLSQLRKAIAGEIGMDSTLDNISIALYNGVLPKEWLKLAPDTRKNLANWMDHFQKRIIQYTDWSGINEPVVMWLSGLHVPETYLAALVQITCRKNNWPLDHSLIYTTVTKYTRVDAIEERPEQGCYIHGLYLEGARWDIEENCLKRSYPKILTEELPILLVIPIQAHRLKLQNTVKTPVYTTSNRRNPMGKGLIFEADLSTEEHISHWILQGVCLLLNTD; this is encoded by the exons ATGGGAAA ATTTTACTGGGTACACGATCTTGACAATATGTGGATAAATCAATGTACGGGATCTTTCGAATATGGATATGAATATATGGGTCTTAATGGACGATTAGTAGTGACACCTTTAACAGATAGGATATATTTAACCCTTACTCAAGCATTGTCAATGCAATTGGGTGGTGCACCTGCTG gTCCTGCTGGTACTGGAAAAACTGAAACAACAAAAGATTTAGCCAAAGCCATAGGTCTATTATGTCTTGTTACAAATTGTGGAGAGGGAATGGATTATGTTGCAATAGGAAAAACATTGGGTGGACTAGTTCAGTGTGGAGCATGGGGCTGTTTCGATGAATTTAATCGCATTGATATTTCTGTATTATCTGTTATATCGACCCAACTACAAACTATACGCTCGGCATTGCAAATGAGAAGTAAATATTTCATG tTCGAAGGTTATGATATTCCCTTGGATACAAAAGTGGGCATATTTATTACTATGAATCCTGGATATGCTGGTCGAACGGAATTACCAGAATCCGTTAAGGCCCTCTTCAGACCGGTAGTATGTGTAGTGCCAGATAATGAATTGATTTGTCAAATCAAACTCTTCAGTGCTGGTTTCCTAACGGCCAAAGTTCTAGCGAAAAAGATGACTGTTTTACACAAATTGGCAGAAGAACAACTTAGCAAACAAACACATTATGATTTTGGGTTAAGAGCTATGAAATCTGTACTTAATATGGCTGGacaattaaaaagaacatCTGGCGATTTAGCAGAGAATCTTGTCTTAATGAGAGCTCTCAGGGATATGAATCTTcctaaatttatatatgacgATGTACCGTTATTTTTGGGTCTCATTAAAGACTTATTTCCTGATCTTGACTGTCCCAGAATAGAATATCCAAACTTTAATAAAGCTGTGATCATGATgttggaagaaaataattatattgttttaaacGAACAA gttgaaaaaattattcaacttTATGAAGTCATGATGGGTAGACATTCAACAATGGTTGTTGGTCCTACAGGAGGTGGAAAaactgttattatcgaaatattatgtATGGCCCAAACTTACTTGAATATTCGCACCAAGCTTTACATCTTAAATCCaaag GCATGCACTGTGATTGAGTTATACGGTATACTAGATCCAATAACACGCGAATGGACGGATGGTCTTCTTAGTAATATTTTTCGCGAAGTCAATAAAGCTCTTGATTccgaacaagaagaaaaaaaatacatattatttgaTGGGGATGTCGATGCATTGTGGATTGAGAATATGAATTCAGTAATGGATGACAACAAACTTTTGACTTTGCCTAATCAAGAAAGGATAAAACTACAAAACCATTGTAATCTTCTTTTTGAg gtaggTGATTTGCAATATGCATCCCCCGCTACTGTGTCAAGAGCTGGTATGGTTTATGTAGATCCAAAAAACTTGGGTTATCAACCATATATCGACAAATGgataaaaactaaaaatgaaaaggaccAAGAATTCCTTGCTCGAATGTGTGAAAAATATGTACACGGGGCACTTAATCTTATTATAGAAGGAATGTTGGGATTGCAAAGAGTAAAACCGCTTCACATGATTATATCTCAAACGAGTTTAAACATG GTAATTCAACTTGCATACGTATTCGATGGATTGCTACAGGCTGAAGAGGAAATTGTAGAAAGCAAGTCTTATTTAATGGATCAAGATGAACAGCCGGTTCATTATGAATATACTACAAGCAGAGAGGATCAACTAGAAGCTATGTATATTCAGTCATGTTATTGTTCCTTAGGAGCTTCTTTAATAGAGGATTCTAGAAAGAGTTTCGacgattatatgaaaaaaactTCTGGTTTTATGCTCGTCGAAGATACGAGTGAAAAACCAGCAACGATAC GATTTATTCCAATTCTATTCAATAcattatacgaatattttttggacatgcaaaagaaaatatggatACCATGGAAATGGCTTGTACCTTCGTATATTCACGATCGACTAAAGAACTTTTCGGAGATATTAGTGCCAACTGAAGACACACTTCGAGCAATATGGTTTATTACTCTAATGAATAATCTACAAAGGCCTACACTTTTGGTTGGTGAAACTGGTACCTCCAAAACGGCGATAATTCACGATTTTTTAAGGCGCATCGATTCCGAAAAATAT AACAAATTATCTATCAATTTCTCATCGAGAACAACTTCGATGGACGTgcagaaaaatattgaatcggCTGTGGAAAAACGATCCAGAGAAATATATGGGCCACCCCCAggaaaaaagttaattattttcatggaTGATATGAATATGCCGATAGTGGACACGTATGGGACTCAACAACCCATTGCATTTCTTAAGTTACTATTTGAAAGGGGTGGCCTTTACGGCCGTGGAAAAGATCTAAActggaaatatataaaagacattt GCTACTTAGCCGCAATGGGGAAACCAGGTGGTGGAAGAAACGAGGTCGATCCGCGATTCATTTCGATGTTTTCAGTTTACAATGTCACTTTCCCTATGAAACAAACgcttcaatatatttataagagtaTTTTAAATGGGCatctagaaatattttcagaaGAAGTACAATCTACTATAGATAACATCGTTCATATTACGTTGGAACTTTATCAG ATAGTTTTAACGGAATTATTGCCCACGCCgtcaaaatttcattatatcttcAATATGCGAGATATTTCAAGAATAATGGCAGGTGTAGTTCAAAGTCATCCAGATTACTTTCCAACTGCAGACCGATTCGTTCGGCTTTGGAGAAATGAATTTACAAGAGTCATATGTGATAGATTAATAACCGAGGAT GAtcagaatttaataaaagaagaggtAACAAGCAAGATAAAGGATACCTGGGAAGAAGAACCTACATTAATTGAGTACACATTAAGGGATCCATTGCTCTTTGGAGACTTTAGAAATGCCTGTTATGAGGAAGAGCCAAGATATTATGAGGATCTGTTAGATTACGAAGCTGTGTATAATCTGCTTATGGAA ATTTACGAAGAATATAACGAAaggaatattacaaaattgcAAATGGTTCTTTTTAATGATGCGTTAGAACATCTTACAAGAATTCATCGTATTCTTAGGATGCACCGTGGCCACGCCCTCGTAGTAGGCACCAGTGGTAGTGGGAAACAGTCAGTGATAAGGCTTGCCTCGTTCGCTGCTAACTGTCCAGTCTTCGAGATCAACTTAAGTCGGGGatacaatgaaaatatgtttcgCGATGATTTGAAGAGATTGTACAATATAATCGGCGtcgagaataagaaaattgtatttttgttCACTGCTTCTCACATCGTAGATGAAAGTTTTTTGGAATTGATCAATAATATGCTTATGACGGGTCTAGTGGCTACTCTTTTTACCGACGAAGAGAaggatattattatcacttcGTGTAGAGATACTGCTTTGACGGCTGGTTTTGATGTTACGAAGTTAGATATAAATGAACTTTCAACTCTTACTTTCTCCTTCGGTACTTATTACAAAGAACACGCAAGTATGAtgttgtttgtttcttttaggGAAAGTGTATGGGCATATTTTGAAAAGACATGTATCGGCAATTTATGCATTGCCTTATCTATGAATCCTGCTGGTGATTTATTGAGAATACGCTGTCGTAATTATCCTGGTTTGGTGAACAGTACTACCATAGATTGGATGTTTCCATGGCCAGATCAGGCGCTGATAGCGGTAGCTAATGTTACTTTAAGAGAT AATCCAAATCTGCCGCAAGAATATAGAGAAGACATAGTGTTACACATGGTGCACGTTCACAAGTCCGTTGGACAATATACCGCAGATTTTCTAACGACATTAAGACGAAGAAATTACGTCACACCAAAAGATTAtcttgattttataaatacatttttgcgtttgttaatcgaaaaaagagaTTATATTAATGCACAATGTGATCGTCTGTCCGGAG GTTTACAAAAGATCGACGAAGCGTCAATCACTTTAGCCGAATTGAATGATATTTTGGCTGTGCAAAGAGTTAAAGTAGCCGACCAAACGAAGAATTGTGAACAATTATTAAGTTCGATTGGTGAAAGTACGGATATTGcaatggagaaaaaagaacaaagtgTGGATAAGCAAAGGGAAattgaggagaaaaaaaagatcattgcCAAAGAAGAATCTGAAGCCAAAACAGCTCTTACTGCGGCTCAGCCCGCTTTAGACGCTGCGAGATTGGCTCTTGGGGAACTCGATAAATCGGACATCACCGAAATAag ATCATTTGCCACGCCTCCAAAGCCGGTGCAAATTGTTTCTGAATGTGTTGCCATATTAAGAGGTGTTAAGGATATATCTTGGAAAGGAGCAAAGGGTATGATGAGTGATCCAAGTTTTTTAAGGTTGCTACAAGAAATGAATTGTGAACAGATTACACATAAACAGCAACAAGCTGTCAGAGCACACTTAAGAAAGTCCACGAAGATGGATCAAATGGAGTCAATTAGCAGAGCTGGATATGGTCTTTATAAATTTGTGTTGGCTGTGTTAGATTACTGCGCAGTTTACAGAGAA GTCAAACCCAAAATAGAAAGGGTCCAAATGCTAGAAATTGAATCTGAAAAGGCACAAAGAgctttagaaaaagaagaacgggAATTGAAACGAAttgaaacgattataaaagaattgaatattaaatatgaatctGCCATGGCGGAAAGACAGAAACTTCAAGAAGAAACGAATCTTTTGCAACGCAGGCTAATTGCCGCCGACAAATTAATCGGCGGTCTCTCGTCGGAAAATATTCGTTGGCAAAAAGAACTGAAAGGGTTacacgaggaagaagaaaagataattggAAATAGTCTCCTTTCTTCAGGATTTCTCGCCTACTGTGGGCCATTTTCATACGAATTCAGAAACAATATGATTTACAATGACTGGCTGAGAAGCatcatagaaagaaagataccgCTTTCGCAACCGTTTAATATACAGACACAGCTTAGCGACGATGTGGAGATCAGCAA ATGGACCTCGGAAGGGCTCCCGCCGGATGAGCTTTCCGTACAAAATGGTATCCTAACGTTGAAAGCTTCAAGATTCCCATTGTGCATTGATCCTCAGCAACAAGCATTAGAgtggattaaaagaaaagagcgaAATAAAAACTTGAAGATTATTTCTTTCGCCGATGCAGATTTTTTGAAACAAGTCGAACTGGCAATAAAATATGGTTTgccaattttatttcaagatgTTGACGAAATCGATCCTGTtctatataatgttttatcgaaaaaCATTCAAT CGATAGCAGGACGAACCTTTGTTATATTGGGTTCTAAAGAAGTCGATTACGATCCACGGTTTCGCATATACTTAACGACCAAAATGTCGAATCCTGACTTTAATCCTGCCGTCTATTCGAAAGCCATTGTCATAAACTACACGGTAACTACTGCC GGTCTAGAAGATCAATTGTTGTCAGTAGTAGTGAGGACCGAACGACCAGATATCGAAGAACAACGTGAAAGGCTTATAGCTGAaataagtgaaaataaaaatttgctcAAACAATTAGAGGACAGTCTTTTACGAGAAATCGCTATGAATCAGGGCAATATGCTGGATAACATTGACTTAATCGAAACATTAGAAAATACCAAATCGAGCGCTAGCGAAGTAACAACGAAACTATTTCTTGGTGAAGTCACAGCggttgatttaaataaattacgagACGGTTATCGGCCAGTAGCAAAAAGAGGggctattttattttttgttttagctAAAATGCCAACGGTGAATAGGATGTATCAATATTCCTTGAACAGCTACGTCGAagttttcgtattttctttaaaaaaatctttaccaGATCCAACTTTGGTCAGGCGTCTTAATAACATTATTCCAATATTGACAAAAAATGTTTATGATTATGGTTGTACAGGAATATTTGAAAAGCACAAGATTCTTTATTCATTCAAGATCTGTATAGATATAGAAGGAAGTGTCGGTAATATAACACCGCAACAATtggatttttttatcaaaggaTGCGTTACTACTAAGATATCAAGTAGAGTCAACCCTACTACATGGCTAGCTACCAGTGGGTGGGAAGACCTATTGAAATTATCTAATGATTTTCCTGAAACTTTTGCAAGTCTACCTGATGACATTACGAAAAATAGTGACCACTGGAAAGAT tGGTATGACATGGATGATCCAGAATTACAAGAATTTCCTTCTAATTATTCCACCGTATTAAGGCCAttcgaaaaattaatgttaatacgATGTTTTCGTGTGGATCGAGTCTATCGTGCcgtcattaattatataatcgaaGTTATGGGTGAAGAATATGTAACGCCACCCCATATCAGCTTGGATTTAATTTTTGAACAATCCACTGCTATGATgccaatcatttttattttaagccCTGGTTCGGATCCTACTTCTCAGCTAATGAAACTGGCAGAACGATATGGTTTCGGTGTTGGAAAATTCAAATACTTATCGCTTGGTCAAAATCAAGAGAAG AATGCAATAGAATTATTAGAAACAGCTATATTCAGGGGACAATGGTTAATGTTACAAAattgtcatttattattaaatttcatcaaagaattagaaaatcgTTTAGACAATCTAGAGAAACCACATCCTGATTTTCGCCTATGGCTTACTACTGATCCAACTCCCAATTTTCCAATAGGGATTTTGCAACAATCTTTAAAAG TTGTTACAGAGCCACCAAACGGTTTAAAacttaatttacaaaatacttATCTGAAAATGCCACCGCAGATTCTGGAAAATTGTGATCATCCTGCCTATAAACATCTTATTTATGTACTAGCATTCTATCACGCGGTTATAcag gaaagaagaaaatatgataaaattggatggaatataaattatgattttaacGAATCAGATTTTAATGTATGTACTTCTATATTAGAGACTTACTTGACCAAAGCTTTAAGGTCTAATGATCCAAGAATACCATGGAAAAGTTTAAAATACTTAATAGGAGAA GTAATGTATGGTGGTAGAGTAACTGACAGTTATGATCGTCGAGTGTCGGAGACttatatgaatgaattttttggTGATTTCCTATTTGATACCTTTCAaccttttcatttctattatgACGACTACGTTGATTATGTCATACCACCAGAAGGGGATTACGACGAGtatttaaatttcatcgaAGAATTACCTTTGGTTAATACCCCAGCGGTTTTTGGTCTTCATTCTAACGCAGAAATTGGTTACTTTACTCAAGCTACTAGAGAGTTGTGGGCCAATTTAATAGAGCTACAGCCACAAACAG cTGTTAGCATAACGGGAATCagtaaagaagaatttatagATAACATAGCAAAAGAAATTCTTGAAAGGATACCCCTAGAATTTGATTTaagtaaaataagaagaacTTTTGGAGTGGATATCACCCCATCGACAATTGTGCTCTTTCAAGAATTAGAAAGGGTGAATAAATTGATAAGTACAATTTCAAAGACACTTTCTCAGCTACGAAAG GCTATCGCTGGAGAAATA